A region of the Methanobacterium sp. genome:
TTTTTGCATTTCAAATAGAGTATCAACAATTTCAACATTTTCATAGCCTAATTCTGTTAATAATTCCTTTTCCGGTTTTTCGGATAGTGGAATAATAACAAAACCATTTTCTCGCTTTATTTTAGCATTAAGATTAATAAGTGAGCGTTTTAACAGCATTTTACGTGCATCATTTGCCATATTTTTTTTGATTTTAAGACCAATCATAATATCCTCAGTAAGCTCTTAACTATTATAACTAAATATTATCAAGATTAAATATAACAATTGTTGATAATAAGTATTTTAAAAATTATATCTGGTGATGATGATGCTTTATTTTTCAAATTTAAAATGTTTACAAAATAGGGGGTTGAAATGGTGCTCTATTTTATCGGTTTAGGTCTTTATGATGAAAAAGATATATCTCTAAAAGGTATTGAAGCTCTAAAAAAAGTAGATGATATTTACGCTGAGTTTTACACCGCTGATCTTTTTGGAACAACATTATCTGCAATTGAAGATATGATAAGCAAAGAAATCAGGGTTTTAACAAGAGAAGAGGTTGAAGAATTTAATATTCCCCTAAATGCTGCTATGAAAAAAGATGTTGCATTTTTAGCTGCTGGAGATCCTTTAATTGCAACAACGCATACAGACATGATGATTGAAGCTAAAAAATTGAATATTGAAACTATAGTTATTCATTCCTCCTCTATTTTATCTGCAGCTCCAGGTCTGGCAGGTCTTCAAGCATATAAATTCGGAAAAGTCACCACAATACCATTTCCAGAAGAAAATTATTTTCCACATTCCCCCTATCTTGCTATCAAAGCAAATAAAGGATTAAACGCTCACACACTTGTACTTCTGGATATTCGAGCAGATGAAGACCGATATATGACTGCAAATGAAGGATTGGAATATCTTTTGAGAATTGAAAATGAAAGAAAGGAAAATATTGTGACTAAAAATTCTTTAGCCGTTGTAATTGCCCGTGCTGGTTCAGATAAACCAGTTGTACGTGCAGATAAAGTTAAAAATCTTATTAAAGAAGATTTCGGCGGGCCACTTCACTGTCTTATTATTCCAGGAGATCTTCACTTCATGGAAGCTGAATATCTGGTTAAAATATGTGGAGCTCCAGATGAATTTCTTGTAGAATAAAAACCGGGATGAATTATGCATAAAAACCATATTAACAAGCTGAAATACGCTAAACCATTCTTAAAATGGGCCGGAGGTAAGACGCAACTACTTAATGAATTTGAAAAAAGAATACCTCCATCAATTAAGGATAAACTGGTCATAAAAAGATATATTGAGCCTTTTGTTGGTGGAGGTGCCTTATTTTTCTATTTAAAGAGAAAATATAACATTGAAGAATCCTATCTTTTCGATATTAATAAAGAACTTATACTGGCTTATAAAACAATACAAACCAATCATAAGGCAATTATAGATAAATTAAGTGAAATAGAAGACAAACATCTCCAAAAATCCGAAAGTAAGAGAAGAGAACATTATTATCAAATCAGGGACAGATATAACAGCCAGATGAAAAATTTTAATTATAATGACTTTGGTGAAAATTGGATTGAAAGAACATCATACTTGATATTTTTGAATAAAACCTGTTTCAATGGCCTTTTCCGTCAAAACCAAAAAGGAGAATTTAACGTACCCTTTGGTCGTTATAAAAATCCCAGAATTTATGATAAAAATAATATAATTGCTGTAAATTCCGCTTTAGAAAATACCGAGATTTTTTGTGGAGATTTCACCAAATCATGTAAGTTTATAGAAGAAAAAAGCCTTGTGTATCTTGATCCGCCTTATCGGCCCATAAATAAAACTTCGAATTTTACCAACTATTCTAAGAACGGTTTTGGAGATGAGGATCAAAAAAGATTAGCTGTTTTTTTTGAAAAAATGTCCATAAAGGGTGCTTATCTAATGTTAAGCAATTCTGATCCTAAAAACGATGACCCCATGGATGATTTCTTTGATAAGCTTTATAAAAATCACAATATTTCCAGAATACCTGCTAAAAGGTTTATTAACTGTAATGCATCAAAAAGGGGAGAAATTAATGAATTGATAATCACCAACTTTTAATGACTTTTAATTATAATAATTTGATTATTCTATTTTTCTTCCTTAACCTGTTCTTTTTCAATGATTTTTTCGGTATAATCAACTTTTTCAATATTTTGCATTGGTATTATCACGCGTTTAGTTCCATCCTCCTTCGGTTCATATGTTATTTCAATTAAGCCCCTGTTTTCGTCCACTTCAATTTTTTCTACTCCAAACTCCCCTCTTTTAAAATTGTGCACATTTTCATTAATCAGACTGACTTCCAGTTTTTCTATCGTTTTAATCACCTCTTGATACTGTTTATTATATTATTTATTATTCAAATAATTTTCAGATATTTTAAAGATAGTAGCTTAATTATCAAAAAAATTACTATATTTATATATTAACACCGAAAACATTGAAAAGTACCAGCGCTGCGAATAATAGACCTCCAAGTGAGGTGTTTACATAAGGAAGGTACCAATAGAGCTTATTGATATCCAGATCATCTTTAATTAAAAGTAAAAATGGAAACAATGGATAAAGGAATACTAGAAAGCTTAAAAATCTATAATCAGCCAGATTTATTACAATAAATGATAAAATAAGCCAGAATACTAGGGTCAGTATTAGAGAAGCTTTTTTCCCTATAAAAACTGGCGTGGTATTTATTCCGGCATCCTTATCATATTTAATGTCAGGAATTGCTGAAAAAATATGCATTGCAGATATATGGAAATAAGCTCCCACCATAATTATTAGAGAAGGTATTGAATCTGCAATCATGCTGTAAGCAAATATTCCGGGCATTATATACAAGTAATTAGATGAAAAGTCCAAAAATGGTCTTTCTTTAAATCTCAAAGGAGGAGAACTGTAAAAATAAGACAACAACAAGAAAAATGAAAATAAAATGCGTTCCAGATTGGTCTGGAAGACTATTAAAACTAAACTGATGCCAGTAACCAGATAAATAACATTAAGAAGTTTCTTTTTTTCTTCACCCTTTATACGGTGCTCTTTTTCATCTTTTTTTGGGTTTTTTTCATCTGTTTTCTCATCCCAGTAATCATTAACCCCGTATATAAACACATTAGCAAAAAAAAAGAAGTAAATAAGATAAATATAATAATCAAATCTGAAAAAATCTCCTAAAGCACCCGCAGCAAGGGCATATCCTACTACATATGTTCCACCTGTATAAATCCAGAATCTGAATCTTGAAATTTTAAATAAAAAGGATAACATAATTTCACTATTTTAACATAGAATTAGCTTAGACTTGCTTTAATTGAATTAAATGCGACTTTATAGAGTATATTTGGGATTGAAGGCTTAACCTTTCTCTGATATACCACAAAAGGATTCTTATTGATCTGTGATCCTGTCCATTTATAAAGATCTGAAGCTGTTTTGATCGGAATCAAATATCTAAAGGGTATGTAAGAAAATCCATCCTCAGCTTTTATTTGCCATGAGTAATAAGTTTCTAACTGTTTCCTTATGAATCCATTGAATTCTTCAGGTTTCTTTCTAGTGTATTCCTCATTTAAAGACTCAATATTAAATGATTTAAGATCTTTTTGGGGGAAATAAGACCTTCCAAGTTCAATATCTTCAGAGATATCCCTTATGAAGTTTATATATTGCATTGCACGTCCTAAATAACGTGCATTATCATAAGATTCCTTAGGTAAATTCATTATTTTTGCCATGAAAAGTCCAACAACTTCAGAAGACCCGTAAAGGTAAACCAGGAGATCTTTCATGGTTTCATATTTAGATGTTGTAATATCCATCTCCATTGAATTTAAGAAAGCATCAACCCAACTGTTTTCGAATTTTTTTCTCTCTAATAATTTAACAAATGAATCTACTACAATATCCCCAGTTATTATCCCATCTAAAGCTCGATAATATCTTTCTTTAAAACCATAAAACCCCTCAGCATCCTGGGGGATAGCATCCACATAATCATCAGCTTTTCTTAAAAAACTATACAGTACAAAAACATCCTCTTTTACCTTTTTGGGGAAAAATATAGTACTATAAAAATATGTTCTACTTCCTCCCTTGAATATAGAGTAAATGGTTTGATCTATCATGGTGTTCTCACTCTCAATTTATAAAAAAGCATCCTTTTCATAGATATTTGTCCGAAAGTTTATCTACAACAATCTGGGATGAAATAAGTGTCATTGGCACCCCAATTCCTGGATGGGTATAATGTCCAGAATAATAGAGATTTTTAACTTTTTTACTTTTATGTGCAGGCCTCCAAAGCGCAGATTGTCTTAATGTATGGGATAATCCTAAAGCTGTACCTTTATATGCATTATAACGATGTTTAAAGTCGTTTAAAGCAAATATTCTTTTTACTACGATGCGATCTCTTATATTTTCACCTAATTTAGCTTCCAGATCATCCATTATCTTGTTATAAAAACTTTCTCTAAGTTCAGGAGTATCCTCAAGTCCAGGAGCTAATGGTATCAATATAAACAAAGTATCTGATCCCTTTGGTGCTGCTGATAAATCTGTTCTTGAAGGAACATTTACATAATAAGATGGATTTTCTGGCCATGCTGCTTTTTTGGGGTCAAATATTGTATCAAATCCATGTTCCCAATCCTCGTCTAAAAACAGGTTGTGATGAACCAGTTTGTCCACTGTGTAATCTACCCCCAAATATACGACCATTGCAGATGGCGCCAAAACCCTAGAATTCCAATATTTATCATCATATGTTCGATTTTCTTTAGTAAGGAAATCTAATTCTGAATGAGCATAATCCGCATTTACAATAATCACATCGGCTTCATAAGCTCCTTTATTGGTTATTACTCTTTTTATCCTATGATCATGTACTTCTAACATTTCTACAGGCTCATTAAAACTAAAATCAACCCCATGAAACTCTGCAAGATTATAAATAGATTCTACAACTTTTCTCATGCCTCCCTGAGGATAAAATACTCCCATAGTAAGATCTACATGAGACATGAGATGGTAAAATGAAGGAGTGTTAGCTGGAGACCCTCCAAGGAAACCAATTGCATACTCAAGTATTTTTCTTGCTTCATCACTTTTAAATTTCTTATTAACATAATGCTGTAAATTTTCCCAGATATTTAGTTTATAGCCCCTAAGTAGTAATTTGCCATTTAAGAAGTCCAGAATAGAATTATAATCTTTATATAGCATCTCCTCTATAGAAAAATCATATAGTTCTTCAGAAGATTTAAGATATTCTTTTAATTTCTCTGCTCCATTTTCTTCAAGACTATCAAATAATTCAAAATTCTTTTCTAAGTCAGCAGCCACATCAACTAATTTTTTATCCCCAAAAAATATTCTATATGATGGATCAAGTCTTTCTAGCTTGAAAAAGTCTTCTGGTTTCTTTCCAAATTGAGCATAGAACCTCTCATATACATCCGGCATAAGATACCATGATGGACCCATATCAAAATAAAAGTCTTTATCACTATAAAAACTGGCTCTTCCACCAGGTTGCTCGTTTTTTTCAAAAACCTTTACATTAAAACCTTTTTTTGCCAATAAAGCTGCTGCAGATAACCCCCCAAATCCTGCTCCTATAACTATCGCATCCATATTATCACATAATATTACTAATTTATAATTATTTATATAATTATCATATGATCAATTTTTTTTAATTTCTTATTAAATATTAGTATATACTACCTTATATTTTTTTCACATAATTGAAGTTTTAGAAACAATTATAATGGCTATCAGAAAATAATAAAAATAAAATATTGTTTAAAATTCTATTTTAATGCATGAAAAATGGCATTATTGATTATTTACATTTTTAATTTCAAAATCACCAATCTTACCCTTTGTTTCACTTAAAACAAAGATAATAAATATTATACCAATAATTCCAGGTAACCATAACTTTAAATAGAAACATGCAGGGGTCCAAAAGCATAAAATCAAAAAAAGACTTGAAATCAACGCTTTTGGCTTATTTTTATTTATTAATTCACCTTTTAAAATTACAATACTTATTAGAGCGGCTAAAGCACCTGTTAATATCCACCCCACAAAGTTCATAAATGGAACTCCATAAAAAACACCGGAATCAAAATAAGTCCAGAAATTCAGCGCTACAGCGGCAGGATCTAAAACCAAATCAGTTATGAGGACAAGAAAAGCTGTTAATAATATGATTTTCCAGTAAGTTCTAGTTTTTAATGTAGCCAGGTAAATACTACCTATAAATAAAGGCACATATGCAAATGGAACTGTGTAAGGAGTATATCCAAATATTTTGAATCCAATAAGGTTAGTATATACAAATTGCGAGTAAGGATATCCCGTAATAATGGCCAATGTTTCAATTGAAATGGCATAAATACTCATCATAATTAAGAATAATACTGACTTTTTCAGCCCTAGCCATGTAATTACAGCAAAATAACAGGGTAAAGATAATCCTATAATGAATATACCAGATATAAATGCCATTTCTGGTTTTATTGGAACATTAGTTACAAAAAATGCTGCAATGGCCAAGAATATACCTGTAATCCAAAAAATCTTAGAAATATCCTTCATTAAATATTCACCAAATTAATTTATCTTAATACAATTTAATAAAAAGTATTATATAATTTAAACTTAAATTCTTTTCATGGATTATAAACTATTTCCTAACCAGAGGCCAGATATGAAAAGACTTAGGGAAATAGTAAGTGTTCTGGTTAAAT
Encoded here:
- a CDS encoding class I SAM-dependent methyltransferase family protein, whose protein sequence is MIGLKIKKNMANDARKMLLKRSLINLNAKIKRENGFVIIPLSEKPEKELLTELGYENVEIVDTLFEMQK
- the dph5 gene encoding diphthine synthase, translated to MVLYFIGLGLYDEKDISLKGIEALKKVDDIYAEFYTADLFGTTLSAIEDMISKEIRVLTREEVEEFNIPLNAAMKKDVAFLAAGDPLIATTHTDMMIEAKKLNIETIVIHSSSILSAAPGLAGLQAYKFGKVTTIPFPEENYFPHSPYLAIKANKGLNAHTLVLLDIRADEDRYMTANEGLEYLLRIENERKENIVTKNSLAVVIARAGSDKPVVRADKVKNLIKEDFGGPLHCLIIPGDLHFMEAEYLVKICGAPDEFLVE
- a CDS encoding DNA adenine methylase, translated to MHKNHINKLKYAKPFLKWAGGKTQLLNEFEKRIPPSIKDKLVIKRYIEPFVGGGALFFYLKRKYNIEESYLFDINKELILAYKTIQTNHKAIIDKLSEIEDKHLQKSESKRREHYYQIRDRYNSQMKNFNYNDFGENWIERTSYLIFLNKTCFNGLFRQNQKGEFNVPFGRYKNPRIYDKNNIIAVNSALENTEIFCGDFTKSCKFIEEKSLVYLDPPYRPINKTSNFTNYSKNGFGDEDQKRLAVFFEKMSIKGAYLMLSNSDPKNDDPMDDFFDKLYKNHNISRIPAKRFINCNASKRGEINELIITNF
- a CDS encoding prenyltransferase is translated as MLSFLFKISRFRFWIYTGGTYVVGYALAAGALGDFFRFDYYIYLIYFFFFANVFIYGVNDYWDEKTDEKNPKKDEKEHRIKGEEKKKLLNVIYLVTGISLVLIVFQTNLERILFSFFLLLSYFYSSPPLRFKERPFLDFSSNYLYIMPGIFAYSMIADSIPSLIIMVGAYFHISAMHIFSAIPDIKYDKDAGINTTPVFIGKKASLILTLVFWLILSFIVINLADYRFLSFLVFLYPLFPFLLLIKDDLDINKLYWYLPYVNTSLGGLLFAALVLFNVFGVNI
- a CDS encoding phytoene/squalene synthase family protein, yielding MIDQTIYSIFKGGSRTYFYSTIFFPKKVKEDVFVLYSFLRKADDYVDAIPQDAEGFYGFKERYYRALDGIITGDIVVDSFVKLLERKKFENSWVDAFLNSMEMDITTSKYETMKDLLVYLYGSSEVVGLFMAKIMNLPKESYDNARYLGRAMQYINFIRDISEDIELGRSYFPQKDLKSFNIESLNEEYTRKKPEEFNGFIRKQLETYYSWQIKAEDGFSYIPFRYLIPIKTASDLYKWTGSQINKNPFVVYQRKVKPSIPNILYKVAFNSIKASLS
- the crtI gene encoding phytoene desaturase family protein; this encodes MDAIVIGAGFGGLSAAALLAKKGFNVKVFEKNEQPGGRASFYSDKDFYFDMGPSWYLMPDVYERFYAQFGKKPEDFFKLERLDPSYRIFFGDKKLVDVAADLEKNFELFDSLEENGAEKLKEYLKSSEELYDFSIEEMLYKDYNSILDFLNGKLLLRGYKLNIWENLQHYVNKKFKSDEARKILEYAIGFLGGSPANTPSFYHLMSHVDLTMGVFYPQGGMRKVVESIYNLAEFHGVDFSFNEPVEMLEVHDHRIKRVITNKGAYEADVIIVNADYAHSELDFLTKENRTYDDKYWNSRVLAPSAMVVYLGVDYTVDKLVHHNLFLDEDWEHGFDTIFDPKKAAWPENPSYYVNVPSRTDLSAAPKGSDTLFILIPLAPGLEDTPELRESFYNKIMDDLEAKLGENIRDRIVVKRIFALNDFKHRYNAYKGTALGLSHTLRQSALWRPAHKSKKVKNLYYSGHYTHPGIGVPMTLISSQIVVDKLSDKYL
- a CDS encoding carotenoid biosynthesis protein translates to MKDISKIFWITGIFLAIAAFFVTNVPIKPEMAFISGIFIIGLSLPCYFAVITWLGLKKSVLFLIMMSIYAISIETLAIITGYPYSQFVYTNLIGFKIFGYTPYTVPFAYVPLFIGSIYLATLKTRTYWKIILLTAFLVLITDLVLDPAAVALNFWTYFDSGVFYGVPFMNFVGWILTGALAALISIVILKGELINKNKPKALISSLFLILCFWTPACFYLKLWLPGIIGIIFIIFVLSETKGKIGDFEIKNVNNQ